In Cervus canadensis isolate Bull #8, Minnesota chromosome 7, ASM1932006v1, whole genome shotgun sequence, the DNA window AAATGGAGTTAACTCTGGGTAGATAGGAGGTTCAAGAGTTTGATCTTCATTAGGCATCCATCAAGGACCTGGAAGGGGACTCAGTGTGCAGGAAGCATGATCCTCTGTGGGTAATTATCCCTGGGCTTCGGGAGGATGTCTTGCAGACCCAGGACTCTCATCCATGGTGACACGTGGAAGGGCAGAGGGGCCCAGGCGTGAGAAGACTTGTAGGAAAGAAAAGATATCACATCAAAGAAGCTTCCCAACCTGGTGGTCTTGAGGAATAGGGAGGATGTGAACATGTGGAGATGGAGTCAACTTTCTGGGCCAGAGAGAAGGGTCTGAGGAAAGACATAGAGAAGAGGAAGTATGGAGTGGTCTAGTTGGAATGGGACCTAGTCTTGGAACCACCTTCTCTGAGGGAGTGCTTCAAAGGAAAGGCTTAACATGTGGTGAAGGCCAGTTCAAAGGTCCTCAGATGAGTTGGGGGGAGACCCCTACCAATACCCTACCAAAAGGCTATATAGTCCTTACAACAGACGCAATATACTGGAAAAGGTCCACAGCCCGGGGTTGGATTTCTAACTCTGCCACTTAATGCCTGTGTGACTTAGGCACACAGTTCTCTCATCCTCAGGACTGCAAGTGTGAAAAAGAGAAGAATAGTTTCTTATGTACTTCACAGGATTGCCAAGAACATAAGGAAAAACAGCAGGCACAGAATATCACTGTCAAATACCTTCTTGTAGTTAGTTATCTTGTTATGTATATGAAACTCCCCAGCAAATGTTATCAATCCTTCCATTACCACTACATAACAGATCCTTGAGGCCAGGGGACATGTCTTCTTCAAGACTGTCCTGGGAACATAGtatatcatttcttaaaaaaGGTACTTGATCGATGAATGCATGAATGATGTTCAGAATCCCCCAGCTAGATAATAAAATTGGTCCCCTAACTACACTGTAGACCTGTGGACTGTTCTTTCACTTTGGGCTGCTTGGCCCACTGGAGATTCTGAGTTAATGGTGCTCATTCAATGTTATGGTAGAGAAGGAAGCCTGTGAAGGTGGAGTCATGGACATTATCTGCATAGACCCCATTGTGATTTTCACCCTCATACACCTGGAGCCAGACTTGGTCACCCTTATCCAGATAGAGGAGCACGGAGCCAGAGGCCTGGTCCACGTTCCTGTCCTGGAACTGGTCGTGGGTGAAGAGCAGGGCCTTGTCATTCTTGTAGAGGCTGACCTTCACATCCTTCAAGTAGACAGTGATGTGGTAGGAGAAGTAGTACAGCCCGGGAATATTGCAGAGGAATTTGCCAGTGGTGCCATCGTAGTGGTTTTGCTGATTGTAGAAGATCTTGGTAAAGCGAATGGGAACATTGGGGACTGTGACCCGGGTCTCCAGTCCCACACTGAATGCTGAGCGGAATACATAGGCACTTTCTCCAGGTTCTCCCTTTCTGCCTGGGACTCCTGGAAAGCCTCGGGGACCTTCAATCCCAGTGATTCCAGTTTCACCGGTGTCACCCTTAGGACCAACAAGACCTAGAGAACAAGAAGACCTCAGTGACCCAAGGAACAGAACTCCTGTTTAGGTTGGTTTCAGCCTGAAACACTGTCCCTGTGGCCCCTACCTATGATCTGCTTGACTTACAGATCAAAGAACCAACGAGAGCTCCCAGAAGGGACAGCCGTAACCTTCTCCACATCCACCACAACACAGGTTCCCACAAATTCCTCTCCAACCTTATCTCCAAAAGTCTCCATCACAGACCCTCCACCCTGCCAGTACTTTATGTGCAGGTTCAACCAATCATACACAGGGGACTTTTCTGTCCTCTCTGTCTAGGTTGCCCAACACCCATCCTTCAAGGTCTCACTCAAGCCCCGCCTCCTCCTGAAAGCCTTCATTGTCAATCTAGGTCTGCATCAAGGGCATTTTCTCTCTATTCCACTCTTTGGGCATTTGTCTGTATTCACTTTGGCATATTTGGGGTAGACCCTCTGGTAGTAAGGTTTAACAGTCCTGTGCACTAGGGCAAGAGTTCTCCAAGAAAAGGACTGTGACCTGCAGGAGGTCCCAGTACGTGTGGTTGAATGCCACTGGATAGAATGGGAATTAAGGGGACATTAAGGAAAATGGGAATATAAGCAGACTGAGAACAGGGATGGATGAGGCTGAGATGGGAGAGGATGGGGAAGGTAGTGTGGGTAGAGCAGAGCCAAGGTTACTTGGTTTTAAAGGGACCATGTGTGTTCACCCCTAGAAGGCCAATCCACAATTCACTTTAGGTTGCTCATGGGTCACATCAAAAAGCTTTGCTTCTTCCCTGCACATGGGCCTTAGTCAGTAACTATTGCCCTCTCGTGGTTTTAGAAGCCTTCCTCTACCCGGGAGGAGTCTATGATGGAAGATGCCAAAGGCTTTATTCTTACCTGGATCTCCTTTCTCACCCTTCTCACCAGGGGTGCCATCTCTGCCATCCCGGCCTGGGGTCCCGTTGTGGCCAGGATGCCCTGGAACACCTGCCATCCAACCTGCGCAGGCCCCCTTGGGCAGCGGGGGCCCTTGCGTGGTGTACTGGCCATGACTGGGCAGGGCTAGTAGCAGTAGAAGAGCTCCCAGCAGCAGCATCCTGAGCCCTGGAACCCAGATCCACGTTGTCAGCCACAAAAGAGCAACCCCCACGTAGCTCCCCCGTCAGGTCCCGAGCAGGACTCTGGTCAGCTCTGCAGAGTCTGCCTGAAACCTGCTCCCTCAACACTCACCTCTTCTGGAAAGACTCTTCTGACTCTTCCAGCCCACCTTGTGCTCACTCTGCCTTGAAATTTTCAGTATTCAGCATTATTTTGTATGGGTGATCGCCTTTCTTCCACCACCAGTGACGGTGAGACAGCACTCCCCCAATTCCTCAGATCTGAGCACAGTAGGAGGAATGGGGAAAGCTCCAAGAGTCCATTTGTCAGGACTCTATCCCTTGGGTTTTCCAAGAATGATGACTCAGATCATCCCATTCGACTCTAACTTCCCCCTCTTGGctccctcctttttcttcccttttccttttttctgtctcttcctcttcctttctctcccattctctttcttcctttccccatcTCCTGGGCCATATGTTAGACATTTGGTATATTACACacttgcatgcacacatgctcgctcacacacacaactacacacatacacacatacacacacacacacacagcctcggTCAGACAACCAGAGATACGCTGTCTCATGAGACTATCCACTGACCTCGGCCTGTGCAGCCCCTTAACTGTACCCCCTCACCTGCCTGATCCCTATGTGGACTTCAGGATACATGGGCTGTCCTCTCTTTCAGGAAGTGCTCCCTGTCCTCCTCCCCCATCTGGACTGCTATTCCTCCTGGACTGCTGTCCTCCCCCAGAGCCCTTGTTATCTTTCACAGCACTGCTTGCACTGTACTGTAATTTTATTTGTTCACCCACTAAATACAGCCACAAGGGCGGGGGGCTGTTAGTTGcacagtcatttccaactctttgcaaccccatggactgtaggctaccaggctcctctgtccatggaattctccaggcaagagtactggagtgagtagccatttccttctccagaggatctacctggtccagtgattgaacctgcatctcctgcttggcaggcagattctttaccatcagagccaaaGAGAAAGTCCCACCAGTACAAAATAAGGactaaataaatacttttgtacagaaaagaaaaaaggaaatacagagagaggagggaaagaggaagaaaaatagaaaaggaagagagaaagagaatggagTGCATTTAGAGTACGTATTCTGGAAGCCCTGGGAAAAAGCTCAAGGGGCACAGGTGGCCAAGGGATTCCCTGTCTCAGAACCAGCCCTCCATATCCCCCCCTGAAAGACAGTCCTTGTATGCACAGGGACTCTGGTTCCCCTGATCCCTGCCTCTGTTATTAGGTTACTGAAAGCACCAGAGAGAGAAACCGGTCCTAGGATCCTGGATCACAGGCATCGCTGATACTCTCTGTGGAGTCTGAAATGTAGCGAATTCCAAGAAACTGACTCTAAACAAGACATGGTCCATGTGTATTTTTTTACCCTAAAGACTCACTATTATTCATCAGTTTGCTTGTCTCAAAGATTTCACAAAGCTTCCAGAACTGAATTTGGCTTCAGGAGGAATTTCCTCTATGAGGGATGCAGAAAAATCCCTGATAAGTAATCTTGCCCCCAAAATTGTGCATTGTGTCTGGAATCCCACCCCGATGGCCCATCACCAGGGGCTCTATCatcattcagtcagtgatgccattcaaccatctcatcctctgtcatccccttctcctcctgccttaagtctttcccagcatcgggttttttcaaatgagtcagttctttacatcaagtggccaaagtattggagtttcagcttcaacatcagtccttccaatgaatattcagtgctgatttcctttaggattgactggttggatctccttgcagtccaagagactctcaagagtcttctccaacaccacagttcaaaagcatcaattcttcagcactcagctttctttacagtccaactctcacatccatacacgactactggaaaaaccatagctttgactagatggacctttgtcggcaaagtaatgtctctgccttttaacatgctgtctaggttggtcatagcttttgttccaaggagcaaccatcttttaatttcatgactgcaatcaccacctgcagtgattttggagcccaaaaaataaagtctctcactggttccatcgtttccccatctatttgccatgaagtgatgggaccagatgtcatgaccttagttttctgaatgttgagttttaagccacctttttctctctccctttcaaggaggaactaaagagcctcttgatgctctttagttcctccttgctttcaccagggtggtgtcttctgcgtatctgagtttattgatatttctcctggtaatcttgattccagcttgtgcttcatccagcccggcatttcacatgatgtactctgcatataaggtaaataagcagggtaacagtatacagccttgatgtactcctttcccaatttggaaccagtctgttccatgtccagttctaactgttacttcttgacttgcaaacagatttctcaggaggcaggtaaggtggtctggtattcccatctctttaagaattttccacagtttgttgttatccacacagtcaaaggctttggtgcagtcaataaagcagaagtagatgtttttctggaactctcttgctttttcaatgatccaacggatattggcaatttgatttctggttcctctgccttttctagatctaGCTTGTACAtatgaaagttcatggttcacgtactgttgaagcctggcttggagaattttgagcagtactttgctGGCTTGTGAgatagtgcaattgtgtggtagtttgaacattctttgtcattgcctttctttagattgaaatgaaaactgacctcttccagtcctgtggccactgctgagttttccaaatttgctggcatattgaatgcaattctttcacagcatcatcctttaggatttgaaatagctcagctggaattccatcaccttcactagctttgttcatagcgatgcttcctaaggctcacttgactgcatcccaggatgtctggctctaggtgggcgatcacaccattgtggttatctgggtcgtgaagatcttttttgtatagttcttctgtgtattcttgccacctcttcttaatatctcctgcttctgttaggtccataccatttctgtcctttattgagctcatctttgtatgaaatgttcccttggtatctctaattttcttgaagagatctctagtcttttccattctattgttaaGTTTATTCATATGTATAGTTATAcataaacttatatatatatttacttatatatatgtatgctcagctttcatacacacaaacatgtgtGTTCATTAAAAATAGTAAGATAAATAGTTTGgaaactacagaaaataaactaatCCCCATTCCCAAGAATCTATCTGCTTATTTTTAAcataatggaaataatattttcctagaaattttattctctaatttttgctttgcaattttctaatttttgtaaTCATCATTTTAAATGTGTGTGCTAGTCCATCAAGTGGATATAACCAGGGTATATGTcaacatttccattttattgaagcatgaacatattttcattttgaaacattttaaaatctaacaaACATCTTTGGCACATAGCTTATCCTCAAACTAATATTATTGTGCTATGACATATTCCCAGAAGTAAAATTTTTGTACCAAAAGATATGAACATTTTTAAGGCTCCTGATACATATTCCCAAAGTATAGTTTGTCATGCTGTTCCACAACAGTGTATCAGTGTGTATACAAAAAGCTTGTCTTAACTGCACTCCTCAACTTTGGATATCATCATTGCAAACTGTTTTGTTGATCTCAGTTTAGTGAGCAAAAGAAATAGAACCTCACTGCTTTGACAATTAGTGCGTTGTACATTTTATTAAAGGCCTATTTCctaatttaatttcttcatttttgatcTCTCTGCTAGTGTTCTTTATCAGTTAATTTATTAGGGATACAATGTGCTTTTTGAATTAGCTTTTGTGAGCTCTTTATACCAGCTCTTTGTCATATGTCCTATGATTTATCTATAGTGTAaaggttattttctgttttgcttatccTGTTTTTTATGTGACAgaagttttagttttttgttaagttttagtttttatataaacaactcagttgatttctttttttttttggcttctaaGAGTTAAACAATCTTTATCCATACTAGGATTTCGTAagtactttattttcttctcttttattgttcggtatattttaaatttcattctttaatccATGTCTGATATTTTGCGTTGGGTAAGCTGTGATCTAAGATAATCAAGTGATTTCTTCCTATCTGACGACTAGCtgtttaaaagacatttatttacattaatatttttcctctcTATTGATCTGATGCATCATTTATCAGATATCGAGTTCTAATATCACCTTATAAGTAAAGCGAGAGTTGAGAATGAGACctgcaggcagagaggagagactAGCAACACAGCCGAGAGGTGCCCATAGAGACAGACGCTGCCGCCTGGTGGTACGAGTCCCTAGTCAAGGCTCTCTTATCATCAGCCTGTACCTTTGTCCCCCTCTACTGGATTTGGAGGATTCAAAGTGATTGTTCTCAATAACTGccggaaataaatgaaaatgagatagCTTAGGCTTGTGCTATGCTttgttgcttcagtcaagtctgactttgcaaccccataaacccctccaggctcctctgtccatgaataatggagtaggttgtcatgccctcctccaggagatcttccgtgatccagggatcaaactcaggtctcctgtggattctttacccactgaaccaccagggaagcccaattgagGCCAAGatgagaagaaagagaggagTTAGCTGCAAAGCCAAGAAGAGATCAGTCAAGTCCCTTTTGTGTTTAAAGAAAATACTTGTTCTAAGACTTTTAAGACTTTATATGTTGTCCAACGTTCCCACAATTTGTCACCTCCATCCTTTTCCTCTACGGAGTTAGCAGTAAAACTCTTAAGAAGACTACCAAGAGGCTCTGTGCTTGCTTTCTCCAGAAATGAGGAAGGCCAAGTTCTTGTCCACAGAGAAATAGGAGGAGAGAATCCAGAACACGAGAACTGGTGGAGGCAGCTACAGAGGGCCCCAAAGACGCAGGGTCACTGGGGGCTTTCTCCAAATCATTGCAAGGACTGAAAACTCAGGTCTCGTGCATTCTCTggttcccccttttcttttaaaagtcaagATTCTATTTTCCCAGCCCAAGGGACGTGTTAAGGAACGATCTCTCTTTTCATAGGGGCAACTAGTCTGGGTTCCATGACAGTGACAGGTGATGGAGGTAATAGAAGGAGGGAGTGAGGGCAGATGGGCACACAATCCTTGGACGTTTCTGCTGCGAAGAACAGATTCTGACTAAAGAAGAAGGTTATCGTCTAAAGCTCTGGGTGGAAAAATCATCAATTGATAGCAATTGAAAGTCAGTGCAGAGATGCTGAACTTTCAAACAATTTATTCCAAAACTATGCGTGCTCCCTGTTTAAATATAgcaattattacatttttattttgaaagaccTCTCTTTCTAAAGGGGAAAACATAACTAAATAAAACTGTAATCTAAGACTATGTTCTAAGACTCAGCTGTGCCTATAAAGAAATCATTTACATAGGTCATGAAGTTAATCCTAAAACCACTTGTAATTCTTTGTCTTTGTAGAATGCCACTTCTAAAGTCCTCACCTCACTTAATATCTCACTTAATTTTCACAACCATTTTGAGAGACAGGATGAGGTAAAATAGAGATCACATGTTCTCTGATCTCAGTACTTGGGTGAAAATAATTTGTTCTTCCTTGTAATATGTTTCAGGCATAGGCTTGTTGGAGGATTAAAAAGCacaatctgggacttccctggtggtccagtggctaagactccatgctcccaatgcaggaggtctgggtttgatccctgatcgggaactagatcccacatactgcaactaagacctggcacagccaaataaataaaaaaatttttaaacataagctctcttttgaaaataataaaagaaaagatacaatcCACATAAAGTATATAGAACAGTGCCTCGCACATGTCAGAGCTCAATAGATGTTATCTATGACTGTACCCATTCTAGAGATGAGAAAAGTGGGTTTCCaggaagttaagtgacttgtccaagatccCAGAGATCTTGAGCAGTGGAGCTGGAAATCAAACTGTGATCTTCTGAAGCATAATGCTGGACACTTAGGCATAGtccaaagaaggaaaacagcatCAAGGTCACACATTTGCCTGCTAATATTCCATTCCATTGGATGGGGGATAGAAGAGAGAATAATGTGAAGAAACCCCAAGTCATGATCCAGTGACCTGGCTTCTAGTCTGAGCTCCATCATTAACTCACCGGGTGACTTACCTTCCCAACCCACCTCCCAGACTTCATGTTCTTTGCAAGCAAAGCTGATTATTAATGAGTTTATCCTTACCTATTAATAGACTATTTCACAATACTGTTGTGAGAACAGGTTCATTTAAAGTATGAAgaattattttataaacttttaaagtGTTCCACACAAATAagtaattgtgtccaactctttgccacctatggactgtagcctgcaaggctcctctgtccatgggattctccaggcaagaatactggagtgggttaccataccctcctccaggggtataAGTAAAGAGatataagcaaatatttatgaagcactTGCTGTGGACCACCCTTTGTACATCCACTACCCTTTAATCTCATTTCACCCTCACCACTACTCCAGGGGGTCAGGACTCAGTTCCAAGAGAAATCTGAGGACCAGAGAAGTTTAGTAACTTCGGCTCGAGGATAAGAAGtattggccaaaaatttcattcgaGTTTTTCCAAATCTAAATGaactttttgccaacccaatGGAAGTGTGGAGAGTGCACTTTGAAATCCAAAGCCTGGGTTCTTTCTACTGCACTAGCTTTCATGGTGCACTGTGTACAGGTATGGATAAGCTTGCTTTCAAAATTATACAAGGGGATGGACCATGACGCTGTCTGAATCCTAAAAGTCCATATTACAGTCTCTCATTTTCATTTAAGTGTATGAGAAATTCCACTTTGACCTGCTGGAATTTCAGCAACAACAGCAGAATCTTGTGAAATGCAATGATGGGGTCTCCTCTGGGACTGGTAGGAGACAGAGTAAGATGGGGGAGAGAGGTCACCAAAGCCGATGCCAACTCCTCCAGCAGGAAAGGGCATTAAAGTACAGATCGCAGAGTCCAAGAAAACTGAAAGGGACCCCAGAAATCATCTCACCCCTGCCCTGCTTGTACAAATGGGAGGCTAAGGGGGAGGAAGGGATGCATTGTTAGATCCTCAtaggatttccttggtggctcagacagtaaagtgtctgcctacaatgtgggagacccaggttcaatccctggatcaggaagatcctctagagaacgaaatggcaacccactccagtactcttgcctggaaaatcccatggacggaggagtgtggtaggctacagcccatggggtcgcaaagagtcagacatgactgggtcgCTTCACTTTGTTTCATAGAAACCAGCTCCCACAGTAGCACCTCCCATCACTATgccatttgttatttgtttcaatatttactccatgaagcaaagaaaatatcCCCAACttcagagatggggaaactgagagaTTAAGGAGAAGATCCCTGAGAGATGCCATCACCTTACGACTGCCTCAAAAAAGGCTTCTCAGACTGTTTCTTACTCTGCTAAATGAATTCATGTACAATGAGGAACATGAGAACACTTTGAAATTGGTAAGAGTACTTTGCAGTATAAATTGCATAAGTCAGTTTTAAACTAtagttcatttaatcctcctCATTAGTGCTGTTTTTGACTCCACTCTATAGAGGAATCAGAGGTTTGAAGAGACCAAGATGCTGGCTTAAGAGCATGCAACTCTTGGGCTGAATTAAATGAGATTGCTGTCTTTAAAGGTCAAAAAATGGCAATTTCACCTGGTGCAATTTCACCTCGTGCAATTTTACCTGGTGcaaaatattggcaatttcaCCTGGTGCAATCTAATGATAAACGGCAGAACCAGAAATCAGCTACGCTCTGCCTCGCACCCAGGAGGGTGACCTGAAAGCTTTCACTCAGCATCCTTGTGCCcaccccccacacatacacacacacactcacacacacatacacactcatctctctctctctctttcacacacacacacacacacacacgtttgggACTAGTCTCTCCACATGAAGAATTCCTAATTAAATATTCTAGTCTCCAAAGCTTCTGTCTCCCAACCTCAGCCAAGGGTCTGCAGCCCCTGGTCCCCGAGCTTGACAGGGAGTAAGAAGGAAGTCTGTCCCTGCAGCCACCTTAGAAACGACAAGAAGCCAGTCCTCTGTCCCTCTTTACAAATCCTCAAGAATGAAGGGAAGGAAACAAGAACAGCCAATTAAGCTTCGGGCTCCCTTCCCACTGCTCATCTTCTAGAACAAAGCTGGCACCCTCATGCTCCTTTGGACATACTCTGCCAGCATCAAGTCCCCCCTGTTCCCAACCTTGTCAGGAGGAGCTGACCTTACCCCTAAGGACAGGAATCCCCAGGAGTGAGGTGGTTGCACCCCTCCCGAGGCTTGATCTGAACACCAGAGTCTCTCCAGACCAGGGACCTGCATCCCCAAACACACAAGGCCAGCCTGACCTCTAAAATCCCTTCCACTCCAGCCTCTGCATCTATGGCTGGAAACAACCAGGATGCCTCAAGTGCAGCACTCCCCAGGGCAGGAAGGATTGGGCTTGGCAAAGGCCAGACAGATCGTTGTTTCTGTCAGAAGCTGTCTGctacaaaaaagatttttcatAAGTTCCCAGTAGATGCCAGGCTGCTTGCTCACCTTACCTCTTTTGAACTTCTCCATCATCCTGTGAGATATCCCCACAATGGTGTAGATAACCACGTGTTTACAGACATCCCCCAAATTTTATAGATAATGACCATGCCTCATCCATCTTTGTATCTCACAAACCACACCCAGGGTCTGACCTGTAAAATCTGCTCAATAAATACTGC includes these proteins:
- the ADIPOQ gene encoding adiponectin isoform X1; this translates as MGRDSGEAGTTRPHEYRAAEAGPSPPTSTLTEVCGSDSTPEGLRMLLLGALLLLLALPSHGQYTTQGPPLPKGACAGWMAGVPGHPGHNGTPGRDGRDGTPGEKGEKGDPGLVGPKGDTGETGITGIEGPRGFPGVPGRKGEPGESAYVFRSAFSVGLETRVTVPNVPIRFTKIFYNQQNHYDGTTGKFLCNIPGLYYFSYHITVYLKDVKVSLYKNDKALLFTHDQFQDRNVDQASGSVLLYLDKGDQVWLQVYEGENHNGVYADNVHDSTFTGFLLYHNIE
- the ADIPOQ gene encoding adiponectin isoform X2 — translated: MLLLGALLLLLALPSHGQYTTQGPPLPKGACAGWMAGVPGHPGHNGTPGRDGRDGTPGEKGEKGDPGLVGPKGDTGETGITGIEGPRGFPGVPGRKGEPGESAYVFRSAFSVGLETRVTVPNVPIRFTKIFYNQQNHYDGTTGKFLCNIPGLYYFSYHITVYLKDVKVSLYKNDKALLFTHDQFQDRNVDQASGSVLLYLDKGDQVWLQVYEGENHNGVYADNVHDSTFTGFLLYHNIE